The genome window gtatttatatccctcctttctctcctgtaggagactcaaaggggctgacaatctccttgcccttcccccctcacaacaaacaccctgtgaggtaggtggggctgagagagccccgagaagctgtgactagcccaaggtcacccagctggtgtgtgtgggagcgcacaggctaatctgaattccccagataagcctccacagctcaggtggcagagctgggaatcaaacccggttcctccagattagatacacgagctcttaacctcctacgccactgctgctcctaatgaacTCAAAAGATGTTTAATGGGTGAAATGTCACAACCTCACTTAGGACTAGCAAAGCCCAAGCAGACCCTCACCTGCTGTTCCAATCTCCTGGCCCCTCCCTGGGTCAGCACGAAATGCTCTGCCAGAGCCACCGCTTGGGAACAGCTCTGGGCCCCCTGCTCTTTCACCCAGCTCCGGATCTGCTGGGGCAGGGCGGCCAGGAACTGCTCCAAGATCACCATTTCCAGAATCTCCTCCTTGGTGCGGGTCTCCGGCCGCAGCCACTGATGGCCAAGTTCCCAGAGCCGGCTGAAAGCCTCTCGGGGCCCCTCAGCGTCGCGGTAGCAGAAGCATCTGAAATGCTGGCGCCGCACCTCCACGTCGTCCCTCTCCGTGTCTTCCTTCACTTTCCCGcagtccccttcctctcccacatcaTCCTTCTCCTGTTGCGGTTGGGCTGCTTCTCGAAGACTCGTGAGAGACCCTTCACTTGACCGCTGGCCAGTCACCACTACAGCTCCCCCGTAGGGAGCCAAGGAAATCTTTGTATCCCCCCAGGAAGCAGATTCTGGCAGCAGCGGGACCCCCATCCCAGAGTGAGAGGACTCCATCGCCTTGAGGAATGCCTGCCATTGAGTTTCCCAAAGCTGTAGCAGCCCCTCGTGCCCCGTGGGTCCCCCATGGGCTGCCACAAACAAAGCTGTTCCAGACCCCTTCTCAGGTCTGAGGTCTCCTAGGTTTCTCAGTTCCATTTTCACCTTCTGCTCTGGTGTTGCCTGGAGCCAGAGCCCTGGGGCTGAGGATTCCCTCTCCCGcccttcagccatttcctccGGCGGAGAGATTATTTGAACCCAGCCCGGTCCCTTTCTGCAAGGGTGGGAGAAACATCCAAGGCTCCAAGTGTGTACGACCGGGAGACCCTAAAGGACAGATGGAGGCTCCCCATGCAGAGTCAATGATGTTGCAGAAGCTGAAGGATTTCCAGGAAGTCTTCCTTtctgatgggggaaaaaaattagatAAGAAGAATCATTGAGGCAGCACCAGTACAGTTGCACATGACACCGGGCAAAACCAAATGAATTCTGACCCATCAATTAAGAACAGTTCGTGCCTTCTCCCATCATAATGGCAGGGACATTTTTATTCCTCCACACAATAAATAACTTACTGCTAGTGCCATCATAATTATGCTTACCGGTATACCTTTCTAAGGCCACTAATTACAATGACTTGGtatatgttaagtgctgtcaagtcatttccTATTAATGGtgatcaatgtcctccaaaatcattattattattattattatttattagatttttataccgccctatccccgaggggctccgggcggtgtacaacaataaacataatataacataaaatggctaaatctttaaaagcagcgataaaacagtaaaagctaaatctcataaatataatacaaaaatactagcataaatataaatggcgtccagcagctccatattcaaaatcctcttcccaagagggaggaatggcaggtcccgttgaatgacaaatggcccagatgtaaagggccatgaaagggtgggggaagggggcaccatcaacggccggttcctccaaaggcccggcagaacagctccgtcttacaggccctgcggaactcaccaaggtcccgcagggcccggacagttggaggaagagcgttccaccaggccggggccagagccgtaaaggccctggcccgtgtggaggccagccgcatcaccgaggggccagggaccactagtaggttggcctcaactgatcgaagaggctgtacagggacatatggggtgatgcggtctcgaatgTCCTATTGTTGACAGTATTGCTTAGGTCCCACAAACTGagagccgtggcttcctttatagagtcagtccatcacgagtcttcctcttttcctattgccttcaacttttcctagcattattgtcctttctagTGACtcatgtcttctcataatgtgaccaaagtaccacAATCTcactttagtcattttagcttctagggacagtccTAAAGACAATTACTTTAAAACTGTGTTATTCTGCGTAGGATGACACTGAATTTAGTATTTTACTgtcaattttaaattatttttgtcagctgttttgagaaagtaCTCCGACCATTCTTTGGGGGGGAAATCTGACTATTTATAATCCACTTTGCTCCCTCTTAAGGCAGACTACATAGTATAAATCAAATGCAatcaacagatttatggagaagtcgatttatgcctatcaatcttgatcctctttgatctgagattgcaaatgccttagcagaccaggtgctcaggagcagcagcagcagcagaaggccattgctttcacatcctgcatgtgagctaccaaaggcaccttgtgggccactgcgtgtagcagagagctggactagatggactctggtctgatccagctggcttgttcttatgttctaacaggatgggacatccactGTGCATTACAATCGGGCTGGGACTAAAgtagtttcacccacatctatggctggcattttcagaggcatgtcatggtaagatgcgtttctctctgtAGCATGGAgttaaactaccagaccacagacacacagcctaaaaaacccacaacagccagttaattctggccatgaaagccttcaaca of Sphaerodactylus townsendi isolate TG3544 linkage group LG03, MPM_Stown_v2.3, whole genome shotgun sequence contains these proteins:
- the LOC125429995 gene encoding uncharacterized protein LOC125429995; this encodes MAEGRERESSAPGLWLQATPEQKVKMELRNLGDLRPEKGSGTALFVAAHGGPTGHEGLLQLWETQWQAFLKAMESSHSGMGVPLLPESASWGDTKISLAPYGGAVVVTGQRSSEGSLTSLREAAQPQQEKDDVGEEGDCGKVKEDTERDDVEVRRQHFRCFCYRDAEGPREAFSRLWELGHQWLRPETRTKEEILEMVILEQFLAALPQQIRSWVKEQGAQSCSQAVALAEHFVLTQGGARRLEQQDADMSQEVVLNFPGDKGASPSNAQRWIWDVVKQENGGNASLVGKYSDGFKAPSF